From the genome of Desulfovibrio porci, one region includes:
- a CDS encoding DnaJ family domain-containing protein yields MSDANPWSVIQFIAEKRIEEAQAKGEFDDLPGRGRPLELEDMSHVPEELRMAYKILRNAGCLPPELAERKEINRLVDLLERCEDERERVRQMQKLRFMIQRARMRHQRSIRIEQDDPYYARLLERLSALDKAH; encoded by the coding sequence ATGAGCGACGCCAATCCCTGGTCCGTCATCCAGTTTATTGCCGAAAAGCGCATTGAAGAGGCGCAGGCCAAGGGAGAATTCGACGATCTCCCCGGCCGTGGCCGACCTCTGGAACTGGAAGATATGAGTCATGTACCCGAAGAATTGCGCATGGCTTACAAAATTTTGCGCAATGCGGGCTGTCTGCCGCCGGAACTGGCCGAACGCAAGGAAATCAACCGTCTTGTGGATCTTCTGGAACGGTGCGAGGACGAGCGGGAGCGCGTCCGCCAGATGCAGAAGCTGCGCTTTATGATCCAGCGCGCCCGGATGCGCCACCAGCGCTCCATCCGCATTGAGCAGGACGATCCCTATTACGCGCGGCTGCTGGAGCGTCTGAGCGCTCTGGACAAAGCTCATTGA
- a CDS encoding Smr/MutS family protein, with translation MSLSVGDAKKSAESPQRDEALLFARHEGGDGPDDAETAAFLRAMGEVRPLQARGREVSPEPQPGTPPPQGELSLQDFMDGKLEFALSFTDEYLEGHVVGLDQMIMNKLRAGGLSPEAHLDLHGLNAVQAFEALRGFMRSCWYKGLRTVLVVPGRGRNSPDGMGVLREKLQSWLTQDPFKRVVLAFCTAQPHDGGPGSVYVLLRKYRKKGRIYWERMPADADLY, from the coding sequence ATGTCCTTGTCCGTCGGCGACGCGAAAAAGAGCGCGGAGTCTCCGCAACGGGACGAGGCGCTGTTGTTCGCACGTCACGAGGGAGGCGATGGCCCTGATGACGCCGAAACAGCAGCCTTTTTGCGGGCTATGGGAGAGGTGCGCCCGTTACAGGCGCGAGGGCGTGAAGTCAGTCCGGAACCGCAGCCCGGCACGCCGCCGCCTCAGGGAGAACTGAGCCTGCAGGATTTCATGGACGGCAAGCTGGAGTTCGCTCTCTCCTTTACGGACGAATATCTGGAAGGCCATGTGGTGGGTCTGGACCAAATGATCATGAATAAATTGCGCGCCGGCGGCCTGAGCCCCGAGGCGCATCTCGACCTGCACGGCCTCAATGCCGTACAGGCCTTTGAAGCCTTGCGCGGCTTTATGCGCAGCTGCTGGTACAAGGGACTGCGCACTGTGCTGGTGGTGCCGGGGCGGGGCCGCAATTCGCCCGACGGCATGGGCGTGCTGCGGGAAAAACTGCAAAGCTGGCTGACCCAGGATCCCTTCAAGCGCGTGGTGCTGGCCTTTTGCACGGCCCAGCCCCATGACGGCGGGCCGGGTAGCGTCTATGTGCTATTGCGCAAGTACCGCAAAAAAGGCCGTATTTACTGGGAGCGCATGCCCGCGGACGCGGACCTATATTAG
- the tpiA gene encoding triose-phosphate isomerase yields the protein MQKIIAANWKMYKTRPEAAQTAAELALALPDGTPHGRLVLVFPPFTAVDAVAEAFTGKKNLAVGGQNFYPAAQGAFTGEISTGMLNDAGATWVLVGHSERRHVFSESDELIARKTAFALAQGFKVMLCVGEMLHEREAGQLRDVLSRQLSTALEPLPEALRGTLAGRLAVAYEPVWAIGTGKVAGPVEVQEAHAALRALLADMLGETAAELPILYGGSVKPTNASALVGLDNVDGLLVGGASLEAQSFLQIIGS from the coding sequence ATGCAAAAAATTATTGCCGCCAACTGGAAGATGTATAAAACGCGCCCTGAAGCCGCGCAAACCGCCGCCGAATTGGCGCTGGCCCTGCCCGACGGCACGCCGCATGGCCGTTTGGTGCTGGTTTTCCCGCCGTTCACGGCCGTTGATGCGGTGGCGGAGGCTTTTACCGGCAAAAAGAACCTGGCGGTGGGCGGGCAGAATTTTTATCCCGCCGCGCAGGGAGCTTTTACCGGAGAAATTTCGACGGGCATGCTGAATGATGCGGGCGCGACCTGGGTTCTGGTCGGCCATTCCGAGCGTCGCCATGTCTTCAGCGAAAGCGACGAGCTGATAGCCCGCAAGACCGCCTTTGCCCTGGCGCAGGGCTTCAAGGTTATGCTCTGCGTGGGCGAAATGCTGCATGAGCGTGAAGCCGGGCAGCTCAGGGACGTGCTGTCCCGCCAGCTTTCCACAGCTCTGGAGCCGCTGCCCGAAGCCCTGCGCGGGACTTTGGCCGGGCGGCTGGCTGTAGCCTATGAGCCTGTCTGGGCCATCGGCACGGGCAAGGTGGCCGGTCCGGTGGAGGTACAGGAGGCGCACGCGGCCCTGCGCGCGCTGCTTGCAGACATGCTGGGCGAAACCGCCGCTGAACTGCCCATTCTGTACGGCGGCAGCGTCAAACCGACCAACGCCTCCGCCCTGGTCGGACTTGACAATGTGGACGGTCTTCTGGTAGGAGGCGCTTCTTTAGAGGCGCAAAGTTTTCTACAGATTATCGGATCGTAG
- the mutS gene encoding DNA mismatch repair protein MutS has translation MAETPAKLTPMFEQYMRIKADYPDALLFYRMGDFYELFFDDAVTAARELQIALTSRSKDSENPVPMCGVPWHAVQSYVAQLIDKGFHVAICDQTEDPKAAKGLVKRAVTCVITPGTVLEDANLNTKSHNYLGALCYDTGQGRGGFAWADISTGQWSGVEFKRQAELWQWAQKLAPRELLVPEGLELPPHCLLEGVRLVRIPAAHFELKRATERVLRAQGVREAGALGLQGKNELMRSCGALLVYLDQTQKRNPDHLMPFRPLDLSRRLLIDEVTERNLEIFTRLNGRKGKGTLRHVLDDTMTPMGGRFLEDMLRHPWREAGPIAQIQEAVAFFHDDDRRRAALRESLREVYDLERLSTRISLNRGGPRDFIALRNSLAALPGVYAALIKNSDSGYATEAQALGHELPQSLCRIVKTWDHLEDCAALLSAALVDSPPSVITDGGLFKSGYNAELDKLLDLVEHGEQKLQELLEEEQRRTGISKLKMGYNRVFGYYYEVTRASHSGPMPEHFIRRQTLANAERFTTVALKELEEELLSAADKRKSLEYKMFQDLREHMARQRERIVHMADLVAQLDYWQSLAHVGRQNNWCRPRLTDDAHLDIREGRHPVVEAMMGSANFVPNNFRLDQKRRLCLLTGPNMAGKSTVLRQVAIICLLAQMGSMVPAAEATLGLVDRLFSRVGASDNLAQGQSTFMVEMMETARILRQATRRSLVILDEIGRGTSTYDGVALAWAVVEDLARRAGGELRTLFATHYHELTALEGRIPGVFTMNIAIREYNNDILFLHKLVPGPSDRSYGVEVARLAGVPVPVVQRARAILAGLERGREGARKAVAVASMPLPGLDLPQGNSNDAATDALPEINAAPPAAEHPLVRLLRDLAPETLSPLDALKLLMEWKRLWGTEPDGDSEEAQVEEA, from the coding sequence ATGGCCGAAACTCCCGCCAAACTGACGCCCATGTTTGAACAGTACATGCGCATCAAGGCTGATTACCCTGATGCCCTGCTCTTTTACCGGATGGGCGACTTCTACGAACTGTTCTTCGACGACGCCGTCACCGCAGCGCGCGAACTTCAGATCGCGCTGACGAGCCGCAGCAAAGACAGCGAGAACCCTGTGCCCATGTGCGGTGTGCCCTGGCATGCCGTGCAGAGCTATGTGGCCCAGCTCATCGACAAGGGCTTCCATGTGGCCATCTGTGACCAGACGGAAGACCCCAAGGCCGCCAAGGGGCTGGTCAAACGGGCCGTCACGTGCGTGATTACGCCGGGCACGGTGCTGGAAGACGCCAATCTGAACACCAAGAGCCACAACTATCTCGGCGCGCTTTGCTACGATACGGGACAGGGGCGGGGCGGCTTCGCCTGGGCGGATATTTCCACCGGCCAGTGGTCGGGCGTGGAATTCAAACGCCAGGCCGAACTCTGGCAATGGGCGCAGAAACTGGCCCCGCGTGAACTCTTGGTGCCCGAAGGTCTGGAACTGCCGCCGCACTGCCTGCTGGAAGGCGTGCGCCTTGTGCGTATACCTGCGGCGCACTTTGAACTCAAGCGCGCCACGGAACGCGTGCTCAGGGCGCAGGGTGTGCGCGAGGCCGGGGCTCTGGGTCTGCAGGGCAAGAATGAACTGATGCGCTCCTGCGGAGCGCTGCTGGTCTATCTGGACCAGACCCAGAAGCGCAATCCCGACCACCTCATGCCGTTCAGACCCCTGGACCTGAGCCGTCGGCTGCTGATCGACGAGGTGACCGAGCGTAACCTGGAGATCTTCACCCGTCTTAACGGGCGCAAGGGCAAAGGCACATTGCGGCATGTGCTGGACGACACCATGACGCCCATGGGCGGGCGCTTTCTGGAGGATATGCTCCGCCATCCCTGGCGGGAAGCCGGACCTATCGCCCAGATTCAGGAAGCCGTGGCCTTTTTTCATGACGACGACCGGCGTCGCGCCGCATTGCGGGAGAGCCTGCGCGAGGTGTATGATCTGGAGCGCCTCTCCACCCGAATCAGCCTCAATCGCGGCGGGCCGCGCGACTTCATCGCCCTGCGCAACAGTCTTGCCGCCCTGCCCGGCGTCTACGCGGCTCTGATTAAAAATTCAGACTCGGGCTACGCCACCGAAGCGCAGGCTTTGGGCCATGAACTGCCGCAAAGCCTCTGCCGGATCGTCAAAACCTGGGATCACCTTGAGGATTGCGCCGCGCTGCTGAGTGCCGCTCTGGTCGACAGCCCCCCCTCCGTGATCACTGACGGCGGCCTGTTCAAAAGCGGCTACAATGCCGAACTGGACAAACTGTTGGACCTGGTGGAGCACGGCGAGCAAAAACTTCAGGAATTACTTGAAGAAGAGCAGCGGCGAACCGGCATTTCAAAGCTGAAGATGGGCTATAACCGCGTGTTCGGCTATTATTATGAGGTGACGCGCGCGTCCCATTCCGGTCCCATGCCTGAGCATTTCATCCGTCGGCAGACTCTGGCCAATGCCGAACGCTTCACCACCGTGGCGCTCAAGGAACTGGAAGAAGAGCTGCTTTCCGCTGCGGATAAGCGCAAGAGCCTGGAATACAAGATGTTTCAGGATCTACGCGAGCACATGGCCCGCCAGCGTGAACGCATTGTGCATATGGCGGATCTGGTGGCCCAGCTGGATTATTGGCAAAGCCTCGCCCACGTGGGACGCCAGAACAACTGGTGCCGCCCCCGGCTTACAGACGACGCGCATCTGGACATTCGCGAGGGCCGACATCCGGTGGTGGAAGCCATGATGGGCAGCGCCAATTTTGTGCCCAACAATTTCCGCCTGGACCAGAAGCGCCGCCTCTGCCTGCTCACCGGTCCCAATATGGCGGGCAAATCCACAGTGCTGCGTCAGGTGGCCATTATTTGCCTGCTGGCTCAGATGGGCTCCATGGTGCCTGCGGCCGAAGCCACGCTGGGGCTGGTGGACCGGCTCTTCTCCCGCGTGGGCGCTTCGGACAATCTGGCTCAGGGACAGAGCACCTTTATGGTGGAAATGATGGAAACCGCGCGTATTCTGCGCCAGGCCACCCGGCGTAGTCTGGTCATCCTGGACGAGATCGGGCGCGGCACCAGCACCTATGACGGGGTGGCCCTGGCCTGGGCCGTGGTGGAAGACCTCGCCCGGCGCGCGGGCGGCGAGTTGCGCACGCTTTTTGCCACGCATTACCACGAACTCACGGCCTTGGAGGGACGCATTCCCGGCGTCTTCACCATGAATATCGCCATCCGTGAGTACAATAACGACATTCTTTTTCTGCACAAGCTGGTGCCCGGTCCTTCAGACCGGAGCTACGGCGTGGAAGTGGCGCGCTTGGCCGGTGTGCCTGTTCCCGTGGTGCAGCGGGCCAGAGCTATTCTGGCCGGTCTGGAACGGGGGCGCGAAGGCGCGCGAAAAGCCGTGGCAGTGGCATCCATGCCTCTGCCGGGTCTGGACTTGCCGCAGGGCAACAGCAATGACGCCGCTACGGACGCGCTGCCGGAAATCAACGCCGCACCGCCTGCGGCGGAGCATCCTCTGGTCCGTCTGCTGCGCGATCTCGCGCCCGAGACGCTCAGCCCGCTGGACGCGCTCAAGCTTCTGATGGAATGGAAGCGGCTTTGGGGTACGGAACCTGACGGCGACAGCGAAGAGGCACAGGTCGAAGAAGCATGA
- the secG gene encoding preprotein translocase subunit SecG, which yields MQTLILTLHIIVCVLLVILVLLQAGKEGMGVIFGGGNTSVFGSGGAGGILAKLTTLMAVIFVITSLSYTYVTSSRPSSESTILNVKIEEPAASVPAPAVPAPAQDPKAGQTAPAPQQPAATPGAETPADAPKAP from the coding sequence GTGCAGACTCTTATTCTTACGCTGCATATTATTGTGTGCGTATTGCTGGTCATTCTGGTCCTGCTTCAGGCGGGCAAGGAAGGCATGGGCGTCATTTTCGGCGGCGGCAACACTTCGGTGTTCGGCAGCGGCGGCGCGGGCGGCATTCTGGCCAAGCTCACCACGCTGATGGCCGTCATCTTCGTGATTACCTCCCTGAGCTATACCTATGTGACGAGTTCCCGTCCCAGCAGCGAGTCCACCATTCTGAACGTCAAAATTGAAGAACCCGCCGCTTCGGTTCCGGCACCCGCGGTTCCCGCGCCTGCGCAGGATCCGAAGGCCGGTCAGACCGCTCCCGCGCCGCAGCAGCCCGCCGCGACGCCGGGTGCGGAAACCCCGGCCGACGCGCCGAAGGCGCCATAG
- the rimI gene encoding ribosomal protein S18-alanine N-acetyltransferase gives MYGSVSIAASSTPLFQRLDARHATSMHALERRCFSLPWSEAQCRAAFAQPAFAAFGLFRGPELLAYISVYHTLDELEILNLAVVPEERRKGFGRRILNAALHVARKMGMQKVLLEVRVGNHAAIALYRSSGFRQVGVRPRYYTDSGEDALIYVCSLQE, from the coding sequence ATGTACGGATCCGTTTCCATTGCAGCTTCCTCAACGCCGCTTTTTCAGCGTCTTGACGCGCGTCACGCCACGAGCATGCACGCGCTTGAGCGGCGCTGTTTTTCCCTGCCCTGGTCCGAAGCGCAGTGCCGCGCGGCCTTTGCACAGCCGGCCTTCGCGGCTTTTGGCCTTTTTCGGGGGCCGGAACTGCTGGCCTATATTTCCGTATACCATACCCTTGATGAACTGGAAATACTCAACCTGGCCGTGGTTCCTGAAGAGCGTCGCAAAGGCTTCGGACGCCGCATCCTGAACGCGGCCTTGCATGTGGCCCGTAAAATGGGTATGCAGAAAGTCTTGCTTGAGGTGCGGGTGGGCAACCACGCGGCCATTGCCCTCTACCGGAGCAGCGGTTTCCGCCAGGTCGGCGTGCGCCCCCGCTATTATACGGACAGCGGCGAAGACGCGCTGATTTACGTTTGTTCCCTGCAAGAATGA